One genomic region from Salmonirosea aquatica encodes:
- a CDS encoding transposase, producing MFIKFSRKHCVPCVVRKKCTKMKRRGVKLRADAHYQALQAARKREGQESWPLLYCQRAGIEGTLSQAERGFGLPHRRTGRSRYTGLTQTHLQNIFVATAINLYRLVDWLNEVPLTKTRQAAFVRLIPQNLAPN from the coding sequence GTGTTCATCAAATTTTCCCGCAAGCACTGTGTACCCTGTGTGGTTCGGAAGAAATGCACCAAAATGAAACGGCGGGGTGTCAAGCTGCGAGCCGATGCCCATTATCAAGCTTTGCAGGCAGCCAGGAAACGGGAGGGGCAGGAAAGCTGGCCCTTGCTTTATTGCCAGCGGGCAGGCATTGAGGGAACCCTTTCACAAGCTGAACGCGGTTTTGGACTGCCGCACCGCCGTACCGGACGATCCCGTTATACGGGATTGACCCAAACCCACCTACAGAATATTTTTGTCGCCACGGCGATCAATCTGTACCGGCTGGTGGATTGGCTCAACGAAGTGCCTTTGACCAAGACACGTCAGGCCGCTTTTGTGCGATTAATTCCTCAGAATCTTGCCCCAAATTGA
- a CDS encoding histidine kinase: protein MAGKMSAYIPVFGVWLLGLLMGLGSQTEAQERPPRFEFGHIREQDGLSSRKIHYLLHDREGYLWIATNTGLNRFDGTHFVQFRHQRNNPHSLLNNQVYALCEDKQGRIWATFENGVSCYDKATGRFEHITSVGNKALGICKNIRCDRAGNIWFTSRDLGLFGYTTKTGVVQYYPAYATDSTGGVRTLPNGLVEDPYRPGFWMAEAHGMRYFDTVRRQFTTYMNNPRHSPVLNPNDVSALAVDGNHLLIADHTDSCIVVYDLRSQRILKRIRPDTPQDQVEFFVATIFVDRRHNLWVSTWGAKTFYIDSRTDRVTPLHHAKSEPASLGADFILSGWQQSDGTVWLGTANGLAYTNPERTLYDVYDLEALFPALTDERGIISYIEDPDGSWWLGTSIRGLLHYVPATNRLDVYRLPNKTSQYPWGMPVTGIEQCGNELLIGSDKAVYRFNMLTHQFKTIELHPAAQLVHLRTFRLIGNQYWVFGDGKQAFAYDLTRQQWKTYPIRSASTDPRFLVRQTLLDRRGNLWLDIFPEGFARFSPQRKEFIVTDTHQADYENTINSLAEDRDGSFLMATDMGGLVTYDPVRRRDTIRAENDAMTQSQSTAARPDGFGNTWVANLNLISVITAGKKQVLNFRLPINEYTTVYSACLFPMRNGHLLSAQKGHLVEFKPENLSPARRPELVLLNRLRLNDSTLLLHGQTSPIRLKSDDNSFMIEFSTLAVSVNQQYRYKLEGYDDDWKESGTQTNAVYTKLPGGDYIFRVEAIAGDLRGRETTLGVHVATAFYNTRWFQALLVAIALALLYSLYRYRLRQSARLHHFQIQMTRLERDKAEIQYHNLINHLNPHFLFNSLTSLNSLILTKPKDASTFLRKLSVIYRYILQNKDSELVSLEAELTFAQNYIDLQTTRFGDGLHIRIDVTPDSLTRQIVPVTLQNLLENAIKHNIVSDDSPLNILIYTETDTLFVQNSLQRKSFVETSNKQGLNSLKSLYRYLSPRGVTVDETATEFRVSVPLL, encoded by the coding sequence ATGGCTGGAAAAATGAGCGCCTACATTCCCGTATTTGGCGTTTGGCTGCTTGGGTTGCTGATGGGCCTGGGTAGTCAAACAGAGGCTCAGGAACGGCCCCCACGCTTTGAATTTGGACACATTCGGGAGCAGGATGGGCTTTCGTCCCGCAAAATCCATTATCTGCTTCACGACCGGGAGGGGTACCTCTGGATCGCCACCAACACGGGCCTGAACCGCTTCGACGGCACCCATTTTGTCCAGTTCCGCCACCAGCGCAATAACCCTCACTCGCTGCTTAACAACCAGGTGTATGCCCTCTGCGAGGATAAGCAGGGCCGTATATGGGCAACGTTCGAAAACGGAGTCAGTTGCTACGATAAAGCGACCGGTCGCTTTGAGCACATTACCTCCGTCGGAAATAAGGCATTGGGTATCTGCAAAAATATCCGCTGCGACCGGGCGGGAAACATCTGGTTTACCAGCCGTGATCTGGGCCTGTTCGGCTACACCACCAAAACCGGAGTGGTGCAGTACTATCCGGCCTATGCGACTGACAGCACCGGAGGCGTGCGTACGTTGCCCAACGGGTTGGTGGAGGACCCGTACCGGCCGGGTTTCTGGATGGCGGAAGCGCATGGTATGCGCTACTTCGACACGGTTCGGCGGCAGTTTACCACCTACATGAATAACCCCAGGCATAGTCCTGTGCTGAACCCTAACGATGTGTCCGCCCTGGCCGTAGATGGGAATCACCTGCTCATTGCGGACCACACGGACAGTTGCATTGTGGTGTATGACCTGCGCAGCCAGCGGATACTGAAGCGGATCAGGCCCGACACCCCACAGGACCAGGTCGAGTTTTTCGTAGCCACTATTTTCGTAGACAGGCGGCATAACCTTTGGGTGAGTACCTGGGGGGCCAAAACGTTTTATATCGACTCCCGAACAGACCGGGTAACGCCACTTCACCACGCCAAATCCGAACCCGCTTCGTTAGGTGCCGATTTCATCTTGTCTGGCTGGCAGCAATCCGACGGGACCGTCTGGCTTGGTACGGCCAATGGCCTGGCCTACACCAATCCGGAAAGAACATTATACGATGTATATGACCTGGAAGCGTTGTTCCCAGCCCTGACAGACGAGCGGGGCATCATCTCCTATATCGAGGACCCGGATGGGTCGTGGTGGCTGGGCACCTCCATCCGGGGGTTGCTGCACTACGTACCGGCCACCAACCGGCTCGATGTCTATCGACTGCCCAATAAAACAAGTCAATACCCCTGGGGAATGCCCGTTACGGGTATCGAACAGTGCGGAAATGAGTTATTGATAGGGTCTGATAAAGCGGTCTATCGCTTCAATATGCTGACGCACCAATTTAAGACTATAGAGTTGCACCCAGCGGCACAGTTGGTTCATCTTCGAACATTTCGGCTTATTGGCAATCAGTACTGGGTCTTTGGTGATGGCAAACAGGCGTTCGCCTACGACCTAACACGGCAGCAGTGGAAAACTTACCCAATTCGGTCGGCAAGTACCGATCCTCGGTTTCTGGTACGTCAAACCCTGCTCGACAGGCGGGGCAATTTGTGGCTGGACATTTTTCCCGAAGGGTTTGCGCGGTTCTCTCCGCAGCGAAAAGAATTTATTGTGACCGATACCCACCAGGCTGATTACGAAAATACGATTAACTCACTAGCCGAAGACCGGGACGGTTCCTTTTTGATGGCTACCGATATGGGTGGATTGGTAACGTACGACCCAGTGCGTCGTAGGGATACCATCCGGGCCGAAAACGACGCCATGACGCAGAGCCAAAGCACGGCCGCCCGACCCGACGGGTTCGGTAATACCTGGGTGGCTAACCTGAATCTGATTTCGGTTATTACAGCGGGTAAAAAACAGGTTCTCAACTTCCGGCTACCTATTAACGAGTACACGACTGTGTACAGCGCCTGCCTGTTTCCAATGCGGAATGGCCACCTGTTGTCGGCCCAGAAAGGTCATCTGGTCGAGTTCAAACCCGAAAACCTGAGCCCCGCCCGTCGACCGGAACTTGTGCTGCTGAACCGGCTCCGGCTGAATGATAGCACCCTGCTGCTGCACGGCCAAACGTCCCCCATCCGGCTAAAATCAGATGACAACTCGTTTATGATTGAGTTCAGTACGCTGGCGGTTTCGGTCAACCAACAGTACCGGTACAAACTGGAAGGCTACGACGATGACTGGAAAGAGTCGGGTACCCAAACCAACGCCGTTTATACCAAACTACCCGGTGGCGATTATATTTTCAGGGTTGAAGCCATAGCGGGCGACTTGCGGGGCCGGGAAACCACCCTGGGCGTTCACGTGGCCACGGCTTTTTACAACACCCGCTGGTTTCAGGCCCTGCTGGTGGCTATCGCCCTGGCTTTACTGTACAGTTTGTATCGGTATCGACTCCGACAATCAGCACGGTTGCATCATTTTCAAATCCAGATGACCAGGCTGGAACGCGATAAGGCCGAAATCCAGTACCACAACCTGATCAACCACCTCAATCCTCACTTCCTGTTCAACAGCCTGACCTCACTCAACAGTCTTATTCTGACCAAGCCCAAAGATGCTTCAACGTTTCTGCGGAAATTGTCGGTGATTTACCGCTATATTCTGCAAAACAAAGACTCGGAACTCGTTAGCCTTGAGGCCGAGCTTACGTTTGCCCAAAACTACATCGACCTGCAAACTACCCGGTTCGGGGACGGTTTGCACATCCGCATCGACGTCACTCCCGATTCGTTAACCCGGCAGATTGTACCCGTAACCCTGCAAAACCTGCTCGAAAATGCCATCAAGCACAACATCGTCAGCGATGACAGTCCGTTGAACATCCTAATTTACACCGAAACCGATACGTTGTTCGTGCAAAATAGCTTACAACGGAAGAGTTTCGTTGAAACGTCTAATAAGCAGGGTTTGAACAGTCTAAAATCACTGTACCGTTACCTAAGCCCCCGCGGAGTCACCGTGGATGAAACGGCTACCGAGTTCAGGGTTTCGGTGCCGCTGCTATAA
- a CDS encoding LytR/AlgR family response regulator transcription factor produces MNALIIEDEKLVAQELAASIAEVDSTIHLVGIVGSVKTALTWFSEHAEPDVIFADIQLADGVSFTIFSKYQISCPVIFTTAYNEYAIQAFKVNGIDYLLKPVDHDELKQAIGKARKFAKPMGQAGLDVQKLMDALNLPSPLKPTFKEHFLGSARNRWVPVKISDIAYFVRDQLIFLVTNAGERYILDYDSLDEIEQLLDPAVFYRASRQCLIHINAVQTLKGLANLKLQLVLKAPNQSFGIDISRDKAPTFRKWLEK; encoded by the coding sequence ATGAATGCTCTGATTATCGAAGATGAAAAACTGGTAGCGCAAGAATTGGCCGCCAGTATTGCCGAGGTCGATTCGACCATTCACCTGGTGGGTATCGTCGGTAGTGTAAAAACGGCATTGACCTGGTTTTCCGAACACGCCGAACCCGATGTGATCTTTGCCGACATCCAGTTGGCCGACGGAGTCAGTTTCACCATTTTCAGTAAGTACCAGATCTCGTGTCCGGTCATCTTCACGACGGCCTACAACGAATATGCCATTCAGGCTTTCAAGGTCAACGGTATCGACTACCTGCTCAAGCCCGTCGACCACGACGAGCTGAAACAGGCGATTGGTAAGGCCCGGAAGTTTGCCAAACCAATGGGACAGGCTGGGCTCGACGTGCAAAAACTAATGGATGCGCTCAACCTGCCTTCGCCCTTAAAGCCTACTTTCAAAGAGCATTTCCTGGGCAGTGCCCGCAATCGGTGGGTACCCGTCAAAATAAGCGACATCGCCTATTTTGTCCGCGATCAGCTGATTTTTTTAGTGACCAACGCCGGCGAACGCTACATTCTGGATTACGATTCCCTCGACGAAATCGAACAGCTGCTCGATCCCGCCGTATTCTATCGGGCCAGTCGGCAGTGTCTCATTCATATCAATGCCGTACAGACGCTGAAAGGCCTGGCCAACCTCAAGCTACAACTCGTCCTGAAAGCGCCCAACCAGTCCTTTGGCATCGACATCAGCCGCGACAAAGCACCCACCTTCCGAAAATGGCTGGAAAAATGA
- a CDS encoding globin domain-containing protein, whose amino-acid sequence MTQQQVRLVKQTWKLLREVNPILLGDVFYGRLFFKYPFLRPLFKGPMDAQYRKFFDMLSLIVARIDLPDTLGTEIAALVRSHNGYGVQPSHYEDVKAALLWTLEMGLGNDWNETVRQAWEACYDGLAQLMLAEE is encoded by the coding sequence ATGACCCAACAACAAGTCCGACTCGTCAAGCAGACCTGGAAACTACTGCGCGAAGTAAACCCCATTTTGCTTGGCGATGTGTTTTACGGACGGCTGTTTTTCAAATATCCGTTTCTACGCCCGCTTTTCAAAGGGCCGATGGATGCCCAGTACCGGAAATTTTTCGACATGCTCAGCCTCATCGTGGCCCGTATCGACCTGCCCGATACCCTGGGGACGGAAATCGCCGCCTTGGTCCGCAGCCACAATGGCTACGGTGTCCAGCCCTCCCATTACGAGGACGTGAAAGCCGCCCTGCTCTGGACGCTGGAAATGGGGCTGGGCAACGACTGGAACGAGACGGTCAGACAAGCCTGGGAAGCCTGCTACGATGGTTTGGCGCAGTTGATGCTGGCGGAGGAGTGA